Part of the Pomacea canaliculata isolate SZHN2017 linkage group LG11, ASM307304v1, whole genome shotgun sequence genome is shown below.
GGAGCTCTCTGATCTGAGAGAGCGAAAAGCAACTTCCGGGGAAATAAAAGCATGGACGATAACagcatttgtaaataatgattGCACTACAGTTCGTCTTGGTTGTTAGTTCATGTATTTCCACGCTGTTGACTATTTTTTCCACAAATGTGGTTACTCTTTGATCTGGTGATCTGTTGATCTGTTATAATCATGGCTTCTGGTAATAGTGCGTCAAGACGATTGCTGTGTAAGGACTTGCACGCCTACCTACGTTCTTTACCCGTATCGGTGTTGGACAAACTGTACAATCACCCTGCTACATGTTTAGCCGTTTTTAGGTACGTGAATTTGACTGCACAAAATgtactaaataattttttagaaatgcatacaatttttttttcgaacaaAAACTGGAGGGAAGCTCCATGGAACTTATGTACCCTGAATATCGTATTTTTGAGCGCTGATCATACTGcctcatttatatatatttttatattgtagatagagagatagaaagtTTTGTGGATTAACAACTGTATGTCcgtgaaaaaaacatttgtttagaTTAGCAAGTAATGCTTTTCTCAAATTTTCACAGAAATTTGCCAGAACTCAGTCGACTGTTCGTGATGCGACTACTGTTTGTGGAACAGCCTGTTTCTCAAGCTGTAGTTGGGCAATGGGTCAACAGAGGAGCAGAGTAAGAATCTTTCTTGTTTAGCCATTTTATTTCGAGTACATAAAActactaatattttatttacttgtaatGTGGAGCCAGCATGAGGGCTCTCTCAAACTACCTCTAGGAATAGTGGGTGAGGCTATGGAAATGAGTGTCATGACTTTCAGAGAAGTTATTACATGGTATGTGAGTGGATTCACTTGATTTTTATTGTCCTatgatgttattttatttcacgaTGTGATATTTTGGGGGATAATGCAAAATCAATCATTCTTGGTAGATGTAGTCCATAGAAGATTCTGTTCTATGTTGCAAGAAGAAAGTGAATTTATTGCTAGGTGTTTCCTTTGGGGAAAAAAGCTCACAGCAGATTGGTGTGGAATGGATGGTAGTTGAGATTGATGAATGCAAATTTGGCTGAAGGAAATAGTCTTTGTGCAGAGAGGCTGTGGGGTGGAGTGGGATAGAAAGAATCAattgatgtttttgttgagAGCAGATGATCTGTCAGCAGACTCTGTTATTAAACATTGGGTTAATTAAAGATCTATTATTTATTAGATTGTTAGGAGGCATGGGGGAAGATATACTTTGGGTGAGGCTGTATATATCTAGCTAGCTGTAAACAATCGACTgacttttgttaattttaagacaGATGTTTACACAACCACTATTAACTCAGCCTGGCGACATGTCAGAGCTACACTGCCTATTACCTGCAGGAGTGGCAAattagaatattttcttttgtttacaaaactggCTAAAAAGGAAGGTGgagataaattttgtaaattctTGGACATTGACTGGAGTATACATAGTGAGGAAGTGCACTCATTTGCATAGCTACACCCATTATTGACAGCAGCACATTGGTTCTGTAGACCATTCACTTCTGGTTCTGGTAAGTCCAATATTTGTTCCATAATTGAATATATGTTAAGCATTTTTGCGCTGAAGTCATAAGATTCTTTCTAAACAATAATTCAAAACTGACAACAATATAATTGTTATATGTAAAttcataaaaatgaatgaaatttgtCTGACGTAATGTACATTGAAAGTAATGTGCTTAGTGACCATAATATGAGCAAATTATGGTTTCAAACAAATGATattggtggaaaaaaaaaaccacataacATTAGAAATTCTCCAttggcagttaaaaaaaaaatccataacaTTCTTCTGCTCTATCATTATATCaggaaaaactaaaaacttCATTAAATCTGTATACAACATACATGAAACTTGTACTTTGTAAGGAATTGTAATTATGTTTTTGTGGCAAAATTTGCAGAGAACTACACCAGATAACTTCACCCCTTACTGAACTGAGAGTATGGCATTTTCAGTCATTGGCAGGTGGGATGCCTGGGTGGATTCTTAATCCAGTGTTTAGAGAAAATATGAAGACTGCACTTCTAGGAGGGTATGttaatatttgcttttattagCAGTTTGGAGTTGGGTGGGTGTGGATATTTATTCATCCAATATTTGATGCATCTTTTACAGTgaatcattctctctctctctatatatatatctcttgtGATAGTTTGTGTTTAACTCTTTAGATTTAGATAAGAGGTGACTGtaatgaagaaataattctTAATGTTAATCAGTGGCCAACCGTGGACAGGCAGATCCCCTTTAACTCCGGATAAACATGCGAGAGATGTTGCATTTCTCGACAAGTATGCCTTGGAGCGGTGGGAGGTGAGCAACTACAGTTTGCATGTTTTGTTATCACAGGATGTGCTTTACCAGAAAAGGATGCTGCTTTATTGCTGTTTGATGTTAGATGGTCTGAAgacatttgtgtttgtgcaaTACAAGGCATTTTGGTTGTTCTAGGGAGAAGTTAAGTGGCTTTAATCAGATACAATCCATACAGATCAACACAAACCAGATATTTATTCAATATCTGTAATCCATTACACAAGCAATCAGAAATCCTGTTGCAGTGCTAACCCTATGAGCATGACTGTGTGCCatataaatcatgcatttattattagtgttattattaaaatgctTAGGAGAATTTGCATtttgaattcttttttcttcagtgtGTGCTTCACTTCATGGTTGGGTCAACAGAAGGATCAGATGGTGTCAACCGTGACATCATTGATGTTCTTGTCAACAGTGGTCTTATGGCAAAGTAAGTTTCCTTGTTATGTGCACAGTTACTGAGTAGGACTGAATGTACATATTGTTCTTCACTGATTTTGCACCAATCTATAGCCCAGTTGTGAGAAGGAATGGGAGATCACAATGTCGCATTAAGCACTGCTGTGGTCACAACAGTGTTGTATGGGTCGCCAACGATAGCTTTGCCTGACTTTCACTAACTGCCTAGTTACTGGGGCAGGCTTCACTCAAGTATACATCTTGACACACGCTAACCCACTTTCTTTGACATGCAGTTCATGCAGTAGGGGTTATATAGAGAGCCTTCAGTTGTCCTGCCCCAGGTAGAAATCTGTGACTCCTGTGTTAGGTGTGATTATATGAAGTTAAATAGCCTCTCATCCACTCCCGTGAGATATTTTTCATCAGCATTCACTAATGATTACATTCATTAATGACATCCTACtagctttattttaaaaaaaggattgtGCGAGCATGTTCACCcttaaaacaagttttcattgatttaacaaaaccacaaacccaacaaaaataatcatataTCCCCATCACATAGtttgtgcataaaaaaaaatcgtctttcattctttctagATCAGAgaacttaacaaaaaaaaaaaaaagaagctttactttattttaacatgGTTATTAAGTGAAATCTAGAGGCCTTAGTAATGCCATCTGTATGGTTTAACATTTGACCTTTGAGTGCTCGCAGGTGATCATTTTTTCAAGAAGCTCGCTCTTTGTGATTGGTTAACTCAGTAGGCTCTaggacagacctgggcaaacgccggcccgcgggccggatccggcccgcctcctgtctctgaccagcccgcctgctggccgcccaccagtaaatatactatatatacagtattgggtaaaactgagttaactatattagtccggccctctagaaccatcccagtttctcatccggccctctagaaccatcccagtttctcatccggccctctagaaccatcccagtttctcatccggccccttgggaaaattaattgcccacccctgctctaggaGAATTGTTCACTCTTCTGTAGCAAAGCCTTCCCTTCTAAGTCAATTTTATGTATAACAAGTGAACAGTTTCAAAGCTGGTCAATGATAGGTTGATATTTTGATAGTTATGTAAGATTGATTCTTTGAAGTTTCAATAATCAGTGAACAATGTTTATGCCACCCAGAAGCAAGTTTACTGTTGTGGCTGTTGTGATTGTTTAAAAGGGAAGATGGTGAGGCATTACCTAACATCACACCTGAAGGTTTCCAGTTCCTCCTTTTGGACACAGGGTCGCAGGTGTGGTATTTTCTGTTGGAGTACTTGAGAACAGTTGAGAGTCGGGGACTGGATCTACTCACTTGCCTTCCCTTCCTCTTTCAGCTCAGTTTTTCAACACTCGGAAAGGTATGCTGCTGCACCCAGTGCTGCTTCTGTGTATCATCATTGTGTTGTCTCACAGGCTCAGTAGCTTCTCCTTTGctattacttttaaataaaacccTGAACATGACATGGAAAAGGATTCATGATGTGAATGTGGAACATGCACtgctttaaaaattcttttagacACATGAAATTAgctgttcaatttttttttaatgtcatctgTTAGctgatgttaatgttttttgtgtAGTTGACTTGGTTCGTTGGTAGTCTTTCTTGTGCAGTGCATTGAGCTCGCATCCAtactttatgttttattttacttttctaccttatttttttaataattcagttattattacaaataacaTTATGTTAAAGACATTGGTGGGAAGTAAAGTCTGATATGAGAAAGTGACAACATCAAAAACTAGGAACAatgcttataataaaaacttgtgATGAGCTGACTCTTGCTGGCCAACACTTCCCATCTAGGGGTGCTTTTGGTCCACATGGATtgatttctaaaataaaatgataagcTACAGAGCATGGTTGAAATGGTGCCAACTTAATAAATATTCTTGCAAAATCTCTCACATGAAAATATCTTGAGCTGACTTTTggatttctcttttctttctcttaaagtTGAATGTAGACTTTTGCATATAGACTTTCAACACATTAAATACTTCAGTATTTGGTGTTGATTTTAATTATGAAATGTGGAATTTTTTAGTACTAGGTATGGTTCTTCATTCATTAGAAGGATCCCTATGTTTTCAGGATTACTCTACTGAAGGAATGCGTGAGCCTGAATTGAGATTTTTACAGCACCTAAGAGAATTTGGTTTGGTGTACCAGCGAAAGGTAGGTTAACCCTTATAGCCctgcataaaaatgtattaaaaagactggctaataactgaagactgtgaagatgacagtggatgatgtttgtttttcagtacTGCTGCTCTCAgataaacattagaccaagtaacctatacatttttggaaaggagaaatcttgaactttgtaataaaaataatgaaaataaccTTCCCCGGCAAAGCCATGATCGTGGCTCATCATGCCATAAGGGTTGTGGTCATTTCTACCTCAAGCTGTGtgctatctatctatctattcctctttgtgcatcaggttgcacataaggcctcaaccagagtccgccaccgatgtcgatcggctgaaacacgctctaggtgaccccatgtccagccctttcctttcatctccctttccactgttcttctccaagtttcctttgggcggcctcgttttcttcggccgtctggagtccatcgtagggcgactctggaaaggtctgctgtctgctggcggagcacatgtccaatccatcgccaacgccttcgttgaacctgcgtggtgatggactcggtttcacttcttcggtggagttcttcgttggtgatggtgtttggccaaaagatgttaagtatgcgcctgaggcatctgttttggaagacgtcaagcttgttactgatggttttggtcatcttccaagattctgatccgtaaaggagggtgctgatcacatttgacttgaagattctcagcttgatcttctggctgatgttttttgccttccatgtgctcctgagtgaggcgaaggcctgactggctttcgccagtcgggctcgaatctccacctccgcatccccagtgtttgacattttggacccaagataggtgaaactgtcaacttcctcaatctcttctccatttagtttgatgctgtcttggactctggcgttcactctcatactgttagtcttttttgtgctgaccttcaagccaaggtttccagctgtttctgagaaggcctttgttttttcctgcatgtcttggtggcggtgtgacagcagggcaatgtcatcagcaaagtccaagtcttccagcgctgttgttgctgtcatagtcatggtccatctgagccctctcctctcgctgtcggtggaagtcttcatgatccagtccatggccaggatgaagaggaacggcgacagaatgcagccctgcttcaccccggtactgacgttgaaggggtctgtgagctccgtgtcacagacaacctgggatttgaaatcgctgtacagcattgcaatgacctgaacaagttttgcagggactccgtaatgcctcaggatcttccataaggactcgcggtggatgctgtcaaaagccttctccaggtcgatgaaattgatgtacagcggtgtgttccattcgttgctctgctccagaatctgtcgcagaatgaagatgtgttcggagcaggatcgcccagggcgaaatcctgcttgctgtggtcggaggtctttctcaagagttgccgtcagtcttgacagaacaatcttgctgaagaccttgctggtgagggaaagaagtgttatgcccctccaattattgcagtctccaagatctcctttcttgggtaacttgaagatgagccctgtcttccacgcaacagggacctgccctgattcccaaatttgcctgaagatttcagtcagcttgggagctgtcacattcacgtctgctttcaacatctctgctgttattccatctgcccctggtgctttgccgctcttcattgtcttgactgctgctgtcacttcttccaggcttggtgggtctgtgcagatgtcaaggtctatagctgctggctggatgtctgcaagctgagggggatctggtctgttcagaactgactcaaaatgctccctccagcgctgtagttttcctgcctctccctcgacgacattaccgttcacgtctttcactggcacatcactgttcttaaacccgttgtttagctgtttgtttatcttgtacagtgtcttcaggtcatttttacttgctgcattttctgcttcatctgccagtttctctatgtgatatcttttgtcggttcttgtcatcctctttacctctttgttcagttttgcatatctttgtctgtgttgttccttcaggcgttcagatctggtgctgttgattctttgtttggctgactttctctcttctatcttcttccatgtctcttctctgatccactgttctttctttttccgttggaagcccagtattttctctcctgattcctgtaagactcgattgaagtcgtctaaggtcatctcttgttggtctcctagtgcctggaacctgttctttacttccatagcaaaggccctttcggtggctggattttttagtttgccggagtccactctctgctgacgtgcctgttttcctcgtgatcgacgcagcttcagagaaactgtggctatcacaagagtgtggtcactggcaatgtctgctcctctgtaggctctaacatcttgaagtgagctcctccattttcggttgatgatgacatggtctatctggttctttgtgatcccatctggtgatgtccatgttgccttgtggatgtctttgtgtgggaagagtgtgcctccaatcagtaggttgttttcttcacaaaagtctgccagtctctctccgttgtcattgatgcttctgattccatgtttgcccatgacatgctccctgcaggtgttgtcacttcccaccttggcattgagatcgccgatgatgagcaacatgtcgtgggctggaacgctttctgaggctgcctggagctgatcgtaaaaagcatccttgtcttctgcctcagagtcatttgttggtgcatagcaggctagcactgtcagcttggtgtacttggaatggaatcttgctctcaaaagcctgggtccataaggcttccattccagcagtgccttttccgttttcttgttgaggagtagagctactccttcagagtgctgagcgtctgatcttcctgagaacaagatggtatgtcctgacgctagtctcctctttcccgtgccggtccatctgacctcactgactcccaggatgtccaagttgtagttgtcaaactccttgactaattggagcatcctgccagtctggtacaaggtctggacgttccagcaccccaccctcaacttctgcctcggcttcagtaaatccgctgtcggggcgccagctccctttcgggtttggctgtcgtccgtcattagtccagtctcctggtgtgcttcattaccttcgccatctgtgacgagttctctggttttagtttctgtaacaggattttttttacatggtggggttgttagccctaccacaacctattttacctctaggtgaggtgtccaccttagtcgcctcttacgacatgcctggctggatggcagggaccctattcttgcaatgcttgctaggcaaacataccccggggtcccacagggacAAGCTGTGTGCAGCCTTAGCTAATCATTGGGTTTTTACAGTAGGTACGGGGAATAGAACTTTCTGGTTAGACCTTTCTGCATAATTGAGTCATTTTGTGACATTGATAAGTTCAGTTGTGACGTTCTTCCATGGTTCAAGCAATTTTTGGCTGACCTTTGAAGACTACCTTTGGCCTATGTCTATTTATTTTGGCTACGTTCaaatgctctctgaaaacatatcacaaaacatattcacaaagtactatccctgaaatAGTATCCTTAACTCCCTTATAATACTGTCACGTTAACTATCAAGTATGGCTCCAACTGTTTGCACTGTCCTTCATACCTCCATCTattgctttacgttctgtgCCTGTACATATCTCACCAtctactatctgttcatttatcattactggtttCACTACTCAGGCATTCAGTTcaattttctttgttgggaTGATGTGGTCTTATGTGGGGATGATATGGTTATGGTGTGGTCAGTTCATCTCTGGCAGGTCAATATGGCCGGGTTGATATGGTTTTTGGTCAAAATGACAGCCTCATTTattgttgtctctttgtttaccatGGCACATCAGTAGATTGTGTTTTATTAATGATTTGCAGATGttatgtgtttataaaaatactttgaaatagttttaagagctttacttttaaaatgttaataaatattagatgtgtttgaagtcatggtttgAGGTTGATTTCCCTACTAAGACCCTTTTCAGTTATGACCTGATTTAGATGAATTTTAGAAAGTCTTAATAGAGAGATTGCTCAGAAAGATACTagccctttttttttacactgaatACAGCGCAAGTCTCAAAGGTACTATCCAACAAGACTGGCTATCAACGTGGCATCTGGACTTAAGTCAGTGACCTCTGACACTCACAGGCCAGGGTTTCTGGTAGTTGAAACAAACTACCGCATCTATGCTTACACAGGTAACTTCAACTATGTTACTAGCAGACCCATCTTTGTAGCTGACATAGTGCAATGGCAGCTATGCTGAGAGATTCTGATTATTATTTGGATTTAATAAATTTGATCATTTAATCTTTATCACTGGAGAATATCTACCTTCTGAAATTAACTTTCTTCCCTTTGGAAAATGATTATCTGAATCCCTTTCCACTCCCAAAtagattttaatttcaaaaaagaaatattgtcaaCACCTAAATAAAGTGACATTTAGATATTTGATGTTGCAGTTCCAGATTATAAAAGAATTTCAGCATGTAATATCGGTTGGTAGATATGTGCACTATTTTCACATAGTGGGCAGTCTCAAAAATCTTGCAGAAATAGCTCTTCTATGATGGTGAAAGAGAGGAAATTGTTAAAAATGCTTCATTAATAGTCTCCATGTACTTCCCCTGATCTTTATAGTTGAGCTGTGACAAAGCAGTGCCATCTCTGAGGCATGCTTGTGTCATGACCATATGTACAACCACGTTTGTGGGTTAAGACTTGCTCCTTTTCAACTGttggttatttttataattgCATAGTAAAGTGTGACTGCGAATGTGCACCCAGACACTGACATACTTTGCTTTGCAGATTCTCCCTTGCAGGTTGCACTGCTGGGTCTTTTTTGTGAACTTCTGTACAGGTTAGgctttattttttctcagttaTTAATTGTCCAATTAGAAAAGGTGAACTTCCAGAAATAAAACTGGTAATTGGCACTGGAATGCAGGCTTTGACTTTGTCATTTATCTGTTCACTTCCTAaatgttgtataaaaaaaaaatttggtcaATGTACTGGGCTGTGGGAGACAAGTGTATTTCAATCAACTATTGTTATTACTGCTGCAGTAAATGTACATTTTACAGATTTCCAAATATGGTGGTTGCGAACCTTACTCGTGACAGTGTTAGAGCAGCGTTGGCAAGGGGCATAACAGCAGAACAGGTTTGGACTTACTCAACTCGTATAACTATATCTGATGTTGCCTTTGTCCCAAGAACATTTTTAAGTGAACTGCACTGTACACCAGTTTATTTCAATACATACAATTAAAATTCTGTAGTTAATAGTAAACAATCTTGTTTATTACAAATCTGATGTGAGAATTTAATTGCAAAGACAAAATGATAAAGCATTTCTGCAGTTTCCGAGACATCTACATCCAtttcccccccacccccttcGTATGGAGCCTATGATGTTGAATACAAGAATTTTGGAATGCAGAAAACAACTTCTAAGCACTGCACATATTGCTAGTAACAAGCAACAGGGATCTGGAGATCATGAAAGTATTTGTTGATGTTTCAAATTTTGTGCCCTATATTTTGCACGTTGCTTTTTACTAACAATAGGTTGTGGAGTCCTGGGAGGTTATTTTCAATATTCTGGCATCATATAGAGACATCTGAATACTGTGGCAGAATACTTTTATGGTAGCTCAACACCCCATAAACAGGACTACTCTAAGTCTAACTGCTCTTTATCAACAGATTTTGAATTACCTGCGAAGTCATGCACATCCAGAGATGATGAAGAAGGtatgcttttattaaaaaaaatatggcaccACATGGTTTAGCAGTTTAGGCAATCCAGATATGTAATGTTTAGTTGCCAATTGTGTTTCTGTTAACAGCAAGACCGATGGGCTATCTCATGtcatcttcttttcttccagCCTTTAGTTCTGACCTGTTGTACCTGTCAGATGCTTTTTACTTGCTGGAGAATGTTCTTGCCTTAACATTCCCCTTCTCCTGTGAATCCCCCCCACCACTTTGTAATTTTGGTTTtccttttaaatttcttctcttACTAGTTATATGTCTCGGCATTCTATACCGTTGTACTGTGGCATTTCCACCACAAATACGcatgttttaaaagttaagTATTATTTGACAGAACCCTGTGATACCACCAACCATCAGTGATCAGATCAGACTTTGGGAACTGGAGCGTGCTCGTTTGACTTTCACAGAGGGCATACTGTATAACCAGTTTCTGTCACAGGCTGACTTTGAAATGCTTCGTGATTATGCaaaggttagaaaaaaaaaaaaaaactttgggaGGAAAGGTGAATGTTAATGTGATTAAAAGCTTAGCTTTGAAGGAGTAAAGGCCAGAGCCAACAGAAGATCGTATGTTAATGAAATGTAACCCTGGACCTATGCTTCATGTTTGTAGGCTTGCATCTTAAGAATAACCCTCAGATTTTCGGAAATAAAATCTTGTACTGAATTCAGCCAAGTAATATGGAAATGGTATTGTattcttgtaaatattttaacattctaTAAATCACCACACAACATGCTTCCAAGTGAATTATGTCCTGTTTTCATATACATAATTATCAGCAAACACAAGTGCTAAATAAGTGGCTGACTCTATCAGCCAATCTTTTATCCAAAGCCTGTTAACAGAATCCTTCGTGATATTTTTATAACACAAATGATAAAACCCATGGGCTAAGAATCTGTAAAGACTTGCAGTAAAGGTGGCCTCATCACAAGTCTTCTGAGTAGAAATGTCTTATTTCTGCTacagaaagtcttttttttttatataaaaaaaaaaaagccttgaaGGTGAAACAAATGTCTGGGATCTATTCAACATTGTATTATTCGTTTAACTCTTTGCAGGTATTTGATGCAAAATCTCATTCTGTTACAGGAGATGGATGTGTTGGTATGGGAGATGCCAGAAAAGCGGGTTATGGTTGTAACAAAGGATGGACATGATGATGTGAAACGCTTCTGGAAACGCCAGCGCCAGTCTTAAGTGCTGCAGTCTGTAATAAATAAGAATGCTCAGAACAAGTATGTCATCACATGAAGGCTGTACTATTAgcaattttttggggggtgggtggggtgggggggataaatttattgttttagtggCCCTATTTCAATTCTGCCCATGGTGTTGGAGATCAATCCTATCACCCATGGCTAGAAGTCAGCATCAATCCAGATGTCAATGCACAGCACTTGAGCGGACTGCTTTGTTTACATCACAAAGTACCTTACACCAGGGCATAAAATATCTGCCATCTTACCCTGAAGTATTTTGTTCATTCTGTTTGTATAATGATGTGCCATGGTATACTGGCCACCAAAATTTTAATCCAATCTGCATATGATTAGGATCTTCTTCTAATCTGTGGTAGGACTATTGTATAGCACCAGGTGGCATAGTCTGCAGGTTCCCAGGGTGTGGGTATCCTCTAGCAGCACTAGGCTACCTGCACCTATAGCCTTCCTACAACCATTTCACATGAAATGGTCAGGTGACAGCAGTTGTCTTTTTGAGAAGGACTTGCAGTGAGCACTTAAGCAGGCTGCAGAATTCAGGGAAGGGGATCAGGCACTTTGATGGTTGTTCTTAAAATGCAAATCCCTTGATGTGTCCAACTGCATCTGTTGCAGCATGTCTTGATCCAGTCCTCAGCAGCTACTGATGTAGGGGTACAGTGTGGAATGAAAAACCAGGACTGCCAGTCATATGTGGCCAACTTCATACAATTTCCAGCACTTTTACTGTACCTTGGCTGTTGGCAGCCACCAACACATTAGCACCctgaaaatacaaatgtgaCAATGGTAAATCCATgtgacatttatatttatgaagtGAAAAACACTTAAGCCATATCTGTGAGAAATTAGAAACAGAGGATTGTGTTCAAACAGGTAAAAAACCTAGGAAATACAACTTACAGGTTTCCATGTCACAGCACTGACAAACTCACTGGAATCATCATCTTTCCTCTCCTTTTCCTGCagaacaagggaaaaaaaatcaccatatACCCCAAAATACGTTTGTTAATGTGTGATGAGCAGACTAAAGACCATGGGTGGGGAACATTTGGCCTACCAAGACAGCCAGAGATCTAATAGCAATGTAGATGTATATTGAATTTCAAGGGATAAATGAATGGGCATTAGATAGGAAACATGAGTACATGATGT
Proteins encoded:
- the LOC112576370 gene encoding general transcription factor IIH subunit 4-like translates to MASGNSASRRLLCKDLHAYLRSLPVSVLDKLYNHPATCLAVFRNLPELSRLFVMRLLFVEQPVSQAVVGQWVNRGAEELHQITSPLTELRVWHFQSLAGGMPGWILNPVFRENMKTALLGGGQPWTGRSPLTPDKHARDVAFLDKYALERWECVLHFMVGSTEGSDGVNRDIIDVLVNSGLMAKEDGEALPNITPEGFQFLLLDTGSQVWYFLLEYLRTVESRGLDLLTCLPFLFQLSFSTLGKDYSTEGMREPELRFLQHLREFGLVYQRKRKSQRYYPTRLAINVASGLKSVTSDTHRPGFLVVETNYRIYAYTDSPLQVALLGLFCELLYRFPNMVVANLTRDSVRAALARGITAEQILNYLRSHAHPEMMKKNPVIPPTISDQIRLWELERARLTFTEGILYNQFLSQADFEMLRDYAKEMDVLVWEMPEKRVMVVTKDGHDDVKRFWKRQRQS